Proteins from one Mus pahari chromosome 18, PAHARI_EIJ_v1.1, whole genome shotgun sequence genomic window:
- the Tmem200c gene encoding transmembrane protein 200C, with the protein MIATGGLLRISARKQDPLRPPSQVPKRKRKAKKRRKNDVVVVKGKLKLCSISGLIALCGILVLLVGIAMAVVGYWPKANAANRAGSKQLLPVGSSHRIGAASNSSNGNKNSAKSHSGTPGGVNSSSVAGPWSPPPARSAATSSSSSSSSSTSVGFFFRIFSGYLHSDKLKVFGPLIMGIGIFLFICANAVLHENRDKKTKIINLRDLYSTVIDVHSLRAKDLAAAAAAAAAAAASSSAGAPSSAPHGAAPLNGFLSYVQSRGLELKPGSCAGSADAFGAAAMLARGSWPHPTGLDGGSGETQEAGSPPDLASSPRCPREPPSLTEAVYSIYRERSSRVGRRRTTVASVAAATATVTAAASGGSSPAPCSPTGSWGRQSTTSSLVGSSLSAFALLPLQGDRDRVGDSEGASCSWHRSPGERGSRDLPRGELDLSLTDLRGAEGGTPWASCEPGEPEGAKTARTARGQGGRLPRTRRYAAWRRRSTSGLPDYRAPPSPEPPPSSSVENLDSGPSGTAATPSLPVLPKDSPRVRQDSHSSQSDDQSSSNKGYTPLREADTSVESVVDVVARKTLDCEDVTDPSTEHSSPEGPSPEPTRAGPLCVQRQFTNKEKLLLISRSHTPGVEDPELEKSSN; encoded by the coding sequence ATGATCGCCACTGGTGGCCTACTGAGGATATCTGCGAGAAAGCAGGATCCTCTCAGGCCCCCGAGCCAGGTCCCTAAGCGCAAGAGGAAAGCCAAGAAGAGGCGTAAAAACGACGTGGTGGTGGTGAAAGGCAAACTGAAGTTGTGCTCCATCTCGGGGCTCATTGCCCTGTGCGGGATCCTAGTGCTGTTGGTGGGCATAGCCATGGCTGTGGTGGGCTACTGGCCAAAAGCCAACGCTGCCAACAGAGCTGGGAGCAAGCAGTTACTGCCTGTGGGCAGTAGCCATCGCATTGGAGCcgccagcaacagcagcaatggCAACAAAAACTCAGCCAAGAGCCACTCTGGGACCCCAGGGGGTGTCAACTCCAGTTCTGTGGCTGGGCCCTGGAGTCCGCCTCCTGCAAGATCTGCagccacctcctcttcctcttcctcttcctcctccacgtCGGTGGGCTTCTTCTTCCGAATCTTCTCAGGCTACTTGCACTCAGACAAGCTAAAGGTCTTCGGGCCCCTCATCATGGGTATAGGCATCTTCCTCTTCATTTGCGCCAATGCGGTGCTCCATGAGAACAGGGACAAGAAAACCAAGATCATCAACCTGCGGGACCTCTATTCCACTGTCATCGACGTGCACAGCCTCCGCGCCAAAGATctggcagcagcagctgctgcggCCGCCGCGGCTGCGGCTTCCTCCTCCGCGGGTGCCCCCAGCTCAGCGCCCCACGGGGCAGCGCCGCTCAATGGCTTTCTCAGCTACGTGCAATCTCGAGGCCTGGAGCTGAAGCCAGGCAGCTGCGCTGGCTCTGCGGACGCATTCGGGGCTGCTGCAATGCTGGCCAGGGGCTCATGGCCCCACCCCACTGGGCTGGACGGAGGCAGCGGTGagactcaggaggcagggtcCCCGCCGGACCTGGCTTCATCTCCGCGCTGTCCACGGGAGCCCCCAAGTCTGACAGAGGCCGTGTACAGCATCTACCGCGAGCGCTCCAGTAGGGTTGGCCGTCGCCGGACCACAGTTGCCTCGGTGGCTGCGGCCACTGCCACTGTCACCGCGGCTGCCAGCGGCGGCAGCAGCCCGGCGCCCTGCAGCCCAACCGGGAGTTGGGGGCGCCAGAGTACCACTAGCTCCCTCGTGGGCTCCTCGCTGAGCGCCTTCGCCCTGTTGCCCTTGCAAGGGGACCGGGACAGAGTCGGGGACTCGGAGGGCGCAAGCTGCAGCTGGCATAGGTCTCCGGGGGAACGCGGCTCCCGGGATCTCCCCAGGGGAGAATTGGACCTGAGCCTGACCGACCTCCGGGGAGCCGAGGGCGGAACGCCCTGGGCTTCCTGCGAGCCGGGGGAGCCCGAGGGCGCGAAGACAGCACGCACCGCCAGGGGGCAGGGTGGCCGCTTGCCCAGGACCCGCAGGTACGCGGCCTGGCGGCGCCGCAGCACCAGTGGACTCCCGGACTACCGGGCTCCACCGTCGCCCGAGCCTCCACCCTCCTCGAGCGTAGAGAACTTGGACTCAGGCCCCTCTGGTACAGCCGCCACGCCCTCGCTCCCTGTGCTCCCCAAGGACTCGCCCCGCGTCCGGCAGGATTCCCACAGTTCTCAGTCGGATGACCAGTCCAGCAGCAATAAGGGCTACACCCCCCTGAGGGAGGCTGACACCTCTGTAGAGTCGGTCGTGGATGTGGTGGCCAGGAAAACGCTAGACTGTGAGGACGTCACAGATCCCAGTACTGAGCACAGCTCCCCTGAGGGTCCCAGTCCAGAGCCAACTAGGGCAGGGCCTCTGTGTGTGCAAAGGCAGTTTACAAACAAGGAGAAACTCCTCCTGATTTCCAGGTCTCACACCCCAGGAGTAGAAGACCCTGAACTGGAAAAGTCTTCCAACTAG